A window of the Cryptosporidium parvum Iowa II chromosome 7, whole genome shotgun sequence genome harbors these coding sequences:
- a CDS encoding WD40 protein, with protein MNNEIEVSGIYSLPEIDKLIGEKVFFSSALQNSLSSKNEQELKIYSYLNQDLSGSILETESILNKVFNTDNFSMTDSSILEKNEDNIVDGIHQKEELNSHYVSVENTLKENQSIENSLSEFPDEKGVAAQDDLNESSEGKSKININEMEHFMDADANSVGSEMDSLDGYTTFDYGFDGSGIISSVEDWESDDNSVVFRYNEMAWPEEAILEGTETDANEVIENICEEDDPDKDLGEAKSEEEIVPKENTPECKDYNQISVNEENFIKESEFVSSEIKIGDVESIGRSDQIDSDERDVIYIKRRPGSESSFHVEGGMMHVPSVEQEVVLEKVAGESAEASPSSTKFRKWLSSNSGTSKIHSYLGNFRGENFKDGSGISGSSTLKSLFKVGGVFRRYGYLSNSSFNSNLVTSLGSIINQAEKSNSRTFKGDDSGLSHVEVLNGAHEARRNLRQRTLPMKISTKFQISNKTRKARENDIGSIWLIREIYLSLTPQILKLSMSIDGEWLILGSQDGSIRQWKFKGDEFGDSGMISSSGHQIEPFFNEKEDFNIQAHSNAIISLHWENDEGSHRFLSSSMDRTVKLWEAGSTEPNAVINCSDWPTSVSFHPIQKNIIFIGSLDASVQILRLIPNEGSPNKFLTKVVETIRVQDLLTSLSISPNGKYLACGFKDGGVAFYDARTLKYRCDVDCRNRRGKSSKGRKVSGISWKRDNKSVLVTTNDSRVRLFNLSDLSTFVKFKGHINEETLLSAQISNDEKFIVSGSENGYICLWDLQPDFGRSIFGIQYNKNNLNGSNFHPNVTSNQISLRYDRINIRRGPTQHCVDSFKAFDSSLTSTILAPPAFSKKIIKFFKMNQRNSLNYPSFGTYINEKNAQIFIAVNRNGQIRIFMNIPN; from the coding sequence atgaataacGAGATTGAAGTATCCGGAATTTATTCATTACCTGAGATAGATAAGTTAATAGGAGAAAAggtatttttttcatcGGCTCTACAAAATAGCCTTTCAAGCAAAAATGaacaagaattaaaaatatatagtTATCTAAATCAAGATTTAAGCGGATCTATCTTAGAGACTGaatcaattttaaataaagtatttaaCACTGATAACTTTTCTATGACGGATTCGTCTATTTTGGAGAAAAATGAAGACAATATAGTCGATGGAATTCATCAAAAAGAAGAGTTAAATAGTCATTACGTCTCAGTAGAAAACACTCTGAAAGAGAATCAAAGCATTGAAAACTCTTTGAGTGAATTTCCAGATGAAAAAGGAGTAGCAGCTCAAGATGATTTAAACGAGAGTTCTGAAGGGAAaagtaaaattaatatcaacGAAATGGAGCATTTTATGGATGCTGATGCAAACTCTGTTGGGTCTGAGATGGATTCTCTGGATGGATATACAACATTTGACTATGGATTTGATGGGAGTGGGATTATTTCTTCTGTGGAAGACTGGGAAAGTGACGATAACTCGGTAGTTTTTAGATATAATGAAATGGCCTGGCCAGAAGAAGCCATATTAGAAGGAACAGAAACGGATGCAAATGAGGttatagaaaatatatgTGAAGAGGATGACCCAGATAAAGATTTAGGCGAAGCTAAAtctgaagaagaaattgtACCTAAAGAAAATACTCCTGAATGCAAGGattataatcaaatttCAGTTAATGAAgagaattttattaaagaatccGAATTTGTTAGCAGTGAAATCAAAATTGGTGATGTTGAATCTATTGGCAGAAGCGATCAAATAGATAGTGATGAAAGAGAtgttatttatataaaaagaAGACCAGGTTCTGAAAGCAGCTTTCATGTTGAAGGAGGGATGATGCACGTACCTTCAGTTGAACAAGAGGTAGTACTGGAAAAAGTTGCGGGAGAGAGTGCTGAGGCTTCTCCGTCGTCGACAAAATTCAGGAAATGGCTTTCAAGTAACTCAGGAACCTCTAAGATCCATTCATATTTAGGAAATTTTAGAGGAGAAAATTTCAAGGATGGCTCCGGGATATCTGGTTCAAGTACTTTGAAGAGTTTATTTAAAGTTGGAGGAGTTTTTAGAAGATATGGGTACCTTTCAAACTCTTCTTTTAACTCAAATCTTGTTACAAGTTTGGgaagtattattaatcaagCAGAAAAGAGCAATAGTAGGACATTCAAAGGTGATGATTCTGGCCTATCTCATGTAGAAGTCTTAAACGGAGCTCACGAAGCCAGAAGAAACTTGAGACAGCGTACCCTTCCGATGAAGATTTCTacaaaatttcaaatcaGCAATAAGACAAGGAAGGCAAGGGAAAATGATATTGGATCAATTTGGCTGATAagagaaatatatttatctttaaCACCTCAAATTCTAAAGCTATCAATGAGTATTGATGGAGAGTGGTTGATTTTAGGAAGTCAAGATGGTAGTATACGACAATGGAAGTTTAAAGGAGATGAATTTGGAGATTCTGGAATGATTTCGTCATCAGGCCATCAAATAGAGCCATTCTTTAATGAAAAGGAGGACTTTAATATTCAAGCTCATTCAAATGCAATCATATCTTTGCACTGGGAGAATGATGAAGGAAGCCATAGGTTTCTCTCAAGCAGTATGGACAGAACTGTGAAGCTTTGGGAGGCAGGCTCTACAGAACCAAATGCTGTAATTAACTGCTCAGATTGGCCGACATCTGTTTCTTTCCATccaatacaaaaaaatattatttttattggcTCATTAGATGCATCTGTACAGATTTTGAGACTAATTCCTAACGAAGGTTCCCCAAATAAATTCCTAACCAAAGTAGTTGAAACGATTAGAGTACAGGATTTATTGACTTCTTTATCTATTTCACCTAATGGTAAATATCTTGCTTGTGGATTTAAGGATGGGGGAGTTGCATTTTACGATGCTAGAACTTTAAAGTATAGATGTGATGTGGATTGTAGAAATAGAAGAGGAAAATCCTCAAAAGGCAGAAAAGTTAGTGGTATTTCTTGGAAAAGAGACAATAAAAGTGTTTTAGTAACTACTAATGATAGCAGAGTGagattatttaatttgagTGATTTGTCAACAtttgttaaatttaaagGCCATATAAATGAGGAAACTCTTCTTTCTGCTCAAATTTCTAATGATGAAAAATTCATAGTCTCTGGTTCGGAAAATGGGTACATTTGTTTGTGGGATCTTCAACCAGATTTTGGAAGATCCATTTTTGGAATCCAATACAATAAAAATAACCTAAATGGCTCGAACTTCCACCCAAATGTTACCAGCAACCAAATTTCTTTAAGATATGATAGGATTAACATTAGAAGAGGTCCCACGCAACATTGTGTTGACTCATTCAAGGCATTTGATTCGTCTCTAACCTCGACTATACTTGCTCCTCCTGCTTTTTCcaaaaagattattaaattcttcaaaatgaACCAAAGAAATTCATTGAATTATCCTTCATTTGGAACCTacattaatgaaaaaaatgctcaaatatttatcGCTGTAAACAGAAATGGACAAATCAGAATTTTTATGAACATTCCTAATTAA
- a CDS encoding hypothetical protein (with a transmembrane domain near C-terminus, signal peptide) produces the protein MNFLILLLLVLCFRYVLSQRNVAQERHDFSGSTNPAEMYGPQKLKSDYKPLPWKDKFPRYDANITEILELHKLTEKKPEFEPILTRKQEKGVDNRVPELIRPVQVRCPKGWTPWGPLCMAEVSLGPRTECFGDLGRFVSSASGTIPKQSSLYPGNFAKYSFWLTVINLLILNIIYFLFIKNRNLPGKKRSRTFFSMSSRNET, from the coding sequence atgaattttttgatattattactgCTTGTTTTATGTTTTAGATATGTATTATCGCAAAGAAATGTGGCACAAGAAAGGCATGACTTTTCAGGATCTACAAACCCAGCTGAAATGTATGGAcctcaaaaattaaagtcaGATTACAAGCCCCTTCCTTGGAAAGACAAGTTTCCCAGATATGATGCAAATATTACGGAGATTCTTGAGCTTCATAAATTGACGGAAAAAAAACCTGAATTTGAACCCATTTTAACTAGAAAGCAAGAAAAAGGAGTAGATAATAGGGTACCTGAATTAATTAGACCTGTTCAGGTCAGATGCCCAAAAGGCTGGACTCCTTGGGGGCCACTTTGTATGGCTGAGGTTTCTTTGGGACCAAGAACAGAGTGTTTTGGTGATCTGGGAAGATTTGTTAGCTCAGCGTCAGGCACTATTCCTAAACAGTCATCTTTATATCCAGGTAATTTTgcaaaatattctttttggCTTACAGTAATAAATTTacttatattaaatataatatattttttatttattaaaaataggAATTTGCCAGGAAAAAAGAGAAGTAGGACCTTCTTTAGCATGTCCAGCAGGAATGAAACTTAG
- a CDS encoding CtIP type zinc knuckle (C2H2) — protein MDQIIDDDEYNSIFPLEKIASHLNISLKFLENAQIQWMNEKESLLREIERLRMENRTLRMEVRSSENIERNSVSNTPNNNRIKSYYLINNDSGQIIPIPPNPVNQVVGRSCSSSNNIKRVNDVLEIQNITERNSNAIPNRNSISASRSIQNDQISPATSSQNCRVRHIQLEDENSDHEPLEEKKKAIKYREVGKSIGKKEQRKNLEAFECTECSKFYKAINNNRTSNSQSMCKHLKQSLLLQNSGRHRFKHPPTKSPPGYWDLDEI, from the coding sequence ATGGATCAAATCATTGACGATGATGAGTACAATTCAATTTTCCCACTTGAGAAAATTGCTTCtcatttgaatatttccTTAAAATTCCTAGAAAATGCTCAAATTCAGTGGATGaatgaaaaagaatcaCTCCTTCGTGAAATTGAGAGACTAAGAATGGAAAATAGAACTCTAAGAATGGAAGTTAGAAGTagtgaaaatattgaaaggAATTCTGTCTCAAATACTCCAAATAACAACAGAattaaaagttattatttaataaacaaTGACTCTGGTCAGATTATTCCTATCCCTCCAAATCCAGTAAATCAAGTAGTTGGAAGAAGCTGCAGTAGTTcaaacaatattaaaagagtAAACGATGTTCTTGagattcaaaatattaccGAAAGAAATTCGAATGCTATTCCAAATAGAAATTCGATTTCTGCATCGAGAAGCATCCAAAATGATCAGATTTCTCCAGCTACAAGTTCACAAAACTGTCGAGTGAGACATATACAACTTGAAGACGAAAATAGCGACCATGAACCATTAgaggaaaagaaaaaagctATTAAGTATAGAGAAGTTGGAAAAAGTATTGGCAAAAAAGAACAAAGAAAGAATCTTGAAGCATTCGAGTGTACCGAGTGTTCTAAGTTTTACAAagctattaataataatagaacATCAAATAGCCAATCAATGTGTAAGCATCTAAAGCAAAGCCTTCTTCTTCAGAATTCAGGAAGGCATAGGTTCAAACATCCTCCAACTAAATCTCCCCCAGGGTATTGGGATTTGGATGAAATTTGA